In Anaerolineales bacterium, the following proteins share a genomic window:
- a CDS encoding pyridoxal-phosphate dependent enzyme: MLFVIRCLDCGHAAPFMPRSMHCPNCNSQWREAEYNLDEVAKSFPAEIANRPFDLWRYRELLPIHAPNPTLRLGEGGTPLIKAANLGNMLGLPNLYIKDERQGPTSSFKDRQAAVTIAALKEGGVTEMVAASTGNVAIALSAYAARAGIKLWAFVTSLVPGVKMREIALYGSQVVKITGSYDQAKQVAAEFARQRGLYQDMGARTVTAVEAMKTIAFEIAEQLTMEEGAPSQSTESAPKWRTPDWYIQAVSGGMGPVGVYKGFRELKQLGVIDRIPALAPIQADGCAPMVDGWKRGLEKAEPVLSPNTRIETLATGDPGRTYTMLRKQVMETNGTFESVSDDDAFRAMHVLAKLEGISAEPAAGVAFAGLFKLVRSGVIKPTDTVVVNCTGHTLPAEQFLFDENWTRDVDYPRVMAQSETPQEGLLAALNNVTPSRFPRVAVVDDSPEARRLIRRILQSQGDFEIFEAVDGREAIELVNREHPDIVILDLMMPEVDGFAVLDALRSKPETANIPVIVATAKELTVNEKSRLQGQIQSLMQKGDFLNDDFLDEVRSLIR; the protein is encoded by the coding sequence ATGTTATTTGTCATACGATGTCTCGATTGCGGGCACGCCGCGCCATTCATGCCGCGTTCCATGCACTGCCCCAACTGCAACAGCCAATGGCGCGAAGCGGAATACAACCTCGACGAAGTTGCGAAAAGTTTTCCCGCCGAAATAGCCAACCGCCCGTTCGATTTGTGGCGGTATCGCGAACTGCTTCCAATTCACGCGCCCAACCCCACCTTGCGCCTCGGCGAAGGCGGCACTCCGCTCATCAAAGCCGCCAACCTTGGCAACATGCTCGGACTGCCAAACCTGTATATCAAAGACGAGCGGCAGGGACCGACCTCCTCCTTCAAGGACCGGCAAGCCGCGGTCACGATCGCCGCGCTGAAGGAAGGCGGGGTCACCGAAATGGTCGCCGCCTCGACGGGAAACGTAGCCATCGCGCTTTCCGCGTACGCCGCGCGGGCTGGGATCAAACTGTGGGCGTTTGTCACCAGCCTCGTCCCCGGCGTAAAGATGCGTGAGATCGCCTTATACGGGAGTCAGGTGGTGAAGATCACCGGTTCATACGATCAAGCAAAGCAGGTCGCGGCGGAGTTCGCGCGTCAACGCGGGTTGTATCAAGACATGGGCGCGCGCACCGTCACCGCTGTGGAAGCGATGAAGACCATCGCCTTCGAGATCGCGGAACAGCTCACCATGGAAGAAGGCGCGCCTTCGCAATCCACCGAGAGCGCGCCAAAATGGCGAACGCCCGATTGGTACATCCAAGCCGTCAGCGGAGGTATGGGACCCGTTGGCGTGTACAAAGGATTCCGCGAGTTGAAACAACTTGGAGTCATTGATCGCATTCCGGCGTTGGCGCCCATCCAAGCAGACGGCTGTGCGCCGATGGTGGACGGCTGGAAACGAGGACTCGAAAAGGCAGAACCGGTCCTTTCGCCGAACACACGCATCGAAACGCTCGCCACCGGCGACCCCGGTCGAACGTATACGATGCTTCGGAAACAGGTGATGGAAACGAACGGGACATTCGAAAGCGTTTCCGATGATGACGCATTTCGCGCGATGCACGTGCTGGCAAAACTCGAGGGGATTTCAGCCGAACCAGCGGCTGGCGTTGCATTTGCAGGCTTGTTCAAACTCGTTCGATCCGGCGTTATCAAACCGACGGATACGGTCGTGGTCAATTGCACAGGTCATACGCTTCCTGCCGAACAGTTCCTGTTCGACGAAAACTGGACGCGGGATGTAGATTATCCGCGTGTGATGGCTCAATCCGAAACTCCGCAGGAAGGTTTGCTCGCCGCGCTCAACAACGTGACGCCAAGCCGTTTCCCGCGTGTAGCGGTGGTAGACGACAGCCCGGAAGCCCGCCGCTTGATCCGGCGCATTTTGCAGTCGCAGGGAGATTTCGAGATCTTCGAAGCCGTGGACGGACGCGAAGCCATCGAGCTTGTCAACCGCGAACATCCCGACATCGTCATCCTTGACCTGATGATGCCCGAAGTGGACGGCTTCGCCGTGTTGGACGC